The sequence CGCCGAGGTCGTCTCACCGACCACGGTGATCTCCTCCTCATGGCCGCGATTGGCCAGCCGCAGATGGTCACCGATGCGCACACCTTTGCGGCGCAGCAGCGCCGAGCCGGCGACGACCTCTCCCTTGCGGTGCATCCAGCGGCCCCGGACGAGTACGTTCCCCAGGGGCAGATCCGGCCCGCGCCTGCCGTCGAGTGTGACCTTCTGCGCGGAGCCCACGACCAGGGCGTCCTCGTCCCCGCGGGCCGTCACCTGTGCCGCGCCCGGCAACGACCCCAGCAGCGACTGGAGTTCCCGGTCGCCGTGGACCGGCGCCACGATCTTGCCGTGCACGTCATTGCTCGCGTACACGGTGACGTCGAACGCGCCCTTGCCGCCGTCGCCGAAGCGGGTCATCGTCGCCCCGAGACCCGTCGCGAACGTCACCGTCGTCACCCCCAGGACCACCGCGGCCAGGGTGAGCCCGCTGCGCGCGGGCCGGGCGAACGGCAGCCCCGCCCCGAGGCTCACCGAACGCGGCAACCGCAGGCCCGCGAGCCGTCGTTGGATGCCGAGCGCCCGCCCGGCACGCGGTGCGCTGCCCGCGCTGATCGCCCGCGCCGCCGACAGCCGCCGGGCCCGCACGGACGGGCCGAGCGCGGCCAGCACACAGACCAGCGGCATGCCGGACAGGGCGAGTCCGTTCACCCAGGGCGCGATGCCGATCCTGTCGTGCAGCACACCCGAGTCCGGCCCCGTGAACACGAACTGGAAGAAGGGCTCGGCCAGCAGATTGCCGACGAGTGTGCCGAGCGCGCAGCCCAGCACGGCCGGCACGGAGACCATCACGAGATAGACGCCCAGCACCTGGGCCGGAGTGAACCCGAGGGCCTTGAGGATGCCGATGTGCCGGAAGCCCGACACCACCGCGCCGCCGACCACGTTCGCGACGATCAGCACCGCCACCAGGATCCCGAGGATGCCGAACGCCATGAGGTACGGGGCGTACGCGCGCGCGTTGCTGCCGATCCGGTCCCTGAGCGCCAGATAGTCGTGCGATCCGCTCAGCGAGCCCTTGGGCAGCCCCTCGGTCACCCGGGCCAGACCCGCACGCAGCGCGCTCTGTGAGGAGGCGTCCCGGAACCGGTACAACATCTGCGTGGTGTCCGGGTGCAGGGCCGCGATCTGGTCCGGGGCGACCCACACGTCCGCCGTGTGGCTCAGGTCGAAGGCGAATCCCACGATCGTCAGGGTCGGCCCGCCCGGCGGACGGAACTTCTTGCCGATGTCGTCACCGGTCCCGTCGGACTGCCGGTTGACGACCATCTCGCCCGGCCGGGCCGGCCACCGGCCCGCCCACAGGTCCGCCCGGCCCACCGCGCCGCCGGGACCGGAACGGCCCACGACCGTGATCTCGCCGCCGAGCCCCAACTCCTCCATGCTGCGCGGAATGTCCACCGTCGCCTGCGGGAAGGGGCCGGCCACCGCCTCCACTCCGGGCTGCTTCGCGGCTCGTTGCACCTGCGCGTCCGTCACCTTGCCCGGATCGAACTCGGCGACCACATGCGGCCCGCGCTGGGCAGCGAAGACATGGTCGAAGGGCTCCGACGCCGCGTCCACGAGCCCGAGCGCGACCACGATCGACCCCGTCGACACCAGCGTGACCAGCCAGATCACCAGCGTCTGAAGTCTCCGCCTGCGCACGGCCGCCCGCGCGGCCTTCCACACCGCCCTCATGCCGAGGGCTCCAGGGCGTGCTCACCGGTGATCCGGCCGTCGGCCAGCTGCACCAGCCGGCTCGCACAGCGCTGCGCAAGACGCTCGTCGTGCGTGACGATGACGAGGGTCTGCCCGATCTGGTTCAGGTCGATCAGCAGGTCCATCACCTGTTCCCCGGCCCGGCTGTCCAGCGCGCCGGTCGGCTCGTCGGCCAGCAGCAGCGCGGGCCGGTTCATCAACGCCCGTGCGACGGCGACACGTTGCCGCTCGCCACCGCTGAGCACCGCGGGGTAGGCGTTGCGCCGGTCCGCGATGCCGAGCTCCTCGAACAGCTCCAGCGCCCGCCGCCGCGCCTGCCGGGCCGGAGTGCCGGTCAACTGGGCGGCCAGCGCCACGTTGTCCAGGGCCGACAGGTCGTCGATGAGGTTGAAGAACTGGAAGATCATGCCGATCCGGCGCCGCCGGTACAGTGCGAGCCCCTTCTCGCTCAACTCCCCGACGTCCTCGCCATGTACGACGACACGGCCGGCCGTCGGCCGGTCGAGGCCGGCGATCATGTTGAGCAGCGTGGACTTGCCGCACCCCGAGGGCCCCATCACCGCGACCGCGTCCCCGGCCCGGATCCCCAGCGACACCCCGTCGAGCGCGACCGTCTCGCCGTACTCCTTGCGCACCCCGTCGAGCCGTACGACGGGGTCTTCCGTTCTCACCTCAGTGACCATGGGCAGGACGCTAGACGGACGGCCACGGCCGGGACATCCCTCCCCGGGTGGCATCGGCGGGCGCGCCTCATCCTGGGGATGCAGAGCGCTGAATCCCCAGGTCGATGCGGATGTCAGTGCCGTCTGCGACCATGAACGGCATGGGGGAGTACGACGTGATGACGACGGCGCTCGCGGTGGCGTGCACGGCCGTTCTCGGACTGACGGCGGCGCTGGTGCGCACCCGGCGCCGCTGGCGGACGGCGATCGGCGAGCGCGGCTGGCTGCTGGAGCGCGAGCGGGAGAGCGCCACCGAGGCAGCGGTCGCGGCCGAACGTGACCGGATCGCCCGTGAGTTGCACGACATCGTCAGCCACAACGTCAGCCTGATGGTCGTCCAGGCGAGCGCCGCGCGCGAAGTGCTGGGCACCATGCCGGACGAGGCCGCGACCGCGCTCAGAGCCGTCGAGGACGCCGGGCGGGGTGCGATGACCGACCTCAGACACCTGCTGGGCCTGCTGGCACCCGCCCAGGACGGCACCGACACCGGCCCGGCACCTGACGCCGACAGGGCGAGCACGCCGCTGGCCCCGCAGCCCGGCCTCGACCGGCTCGGCCCGCTGGTGGACCGGATATCGTTCGCGGGACTCCCCGTCGAGGTCCGCGTCTCGGGCGACCCGCGCCCGCTGCCGCAGGGCATCGACGTGACCGCCTACCGCATCATCCAGGAGGCCCTGACCAATGCGCTCCGGCACGGCGACGGCGGAAAGGCGGAGGTGAGCGTGCGCTACGCGGACCACGCCCTGCGGGTCGAGATCGTCGACACCGGCCCCAGCGTGTTCACCGGCAGCGGACCGGCCGCACCGAGACCCGCGGCCGACGGCACCGGCCGTGGCCTGCTCGGCCTGCGCGAGCGCGTCGCCGTCTACGGCGGCGACCTGGACGCCCGGCGCAGGCTCGGCGGAGGCTTCCGCGTCCGGGCCCGCATTCCGCTGGACCGGCCATGACCGCCGACGCGCCCGAGCGGGCGCCCCGGGTCCTGATCGCCGACGACCAGACACTGATCCGCACCGGCTTCCGGCTGATCCTCACCGCCCGGGGCATCGAGGTGGTGGGCGAGGCCGCGGACGGCGCCGAGGCGATCGCCGCGGCCCGGGAACTGCGCCCGGACGTCGTCCTGATGGACATCCGCATGCCGGTCATGGACGGACTGGAGGCCACCCGGCGCATCCTGGGGCGGATCCCCGACTGCCGGGTGCTCATGCTGACCACGTTCGACCTGGACCGCTATGTGTACGAGGCCCTGTCGATCGGCGCCAGCGGCTTCCTGCTCAAGGACGTCACCCCCGAGCACCTGGCGGCGGCCGTGCGCCTGGTCGGCACCGGCGACGCCCTGCTGGCACCGCAGATCACCCGGCGCCTGGTGGAGCGGTACGCGGCGGAGGCCGAGCGGACGGGCCAGGCCGCCGTGCCCGCCGACCTGGCCGCGCTCACGCCCCGCGAGCGCGAGGTCCTGACCCTGCTGGGCCGCGGCCTGTCCAACACCGAGCTGGCCACCGAACTGACCCTGAGCGAGGCCACGGTCAAGTCCCACGTGGCCCGCATCTTCGCCAAGCTGGGTCTGCGCGACCGCGCCCAGGCCGTCGTCCTCGCCTATGAAACGGGGCTGGTGGCGCCCCAAAGGGGCGCGGGGAGCGGCGCTACCGGCCCCAACGCTGCCGCAGACGCCTGACGATCCTTCCCGGCATCCCGGTGGGCGCCACGGCTCAAGCCGACTCGCGCCGCACCAGCTCCGTAGGAAGGATCACCGCTGCCGGATCCTCGCCCCCGATCTGCGCGAGCAGCACCCGCACCATCTCGCTGCTGATCCGGTCCCACGGCTGCCGGATCGTGGTGAGCGCCGGGGTGGCGGCGGTCGCCGCCGGGGAGTCGTCGAAGCCGCCGACAGCGATGTCGTCCGGTACCCGCTTCCCGGCCCGGTGCAGCGCCGCCAGCACGCCCTGCGCCATCAGGTCGGAGGCCACGAACACCGCGTCCATGTCCGGGGCCTGCGCCAGCAGCCGCTCCGCGGCCACCTCACCGCTCGCCCGGCTGTAGTCGCCGGAGACGATGAGCCGCTCGTCCGGCCCGATGCCCGCCTCGGTGAGCACCTCCTTGTAGCCGGCGAGCCGCTCCACACCGCCGGGCGTGTCCAGCGGTCCGGTGACCACGGCGATCCGGCGCCGGCCGAGCGACAGCAGATGCCGGACCATGTCCCGGGCGCCGTCCCGGTCGTCGGCGGCGACGTAACTCACCTTCGAACCGAGGCCGATGGGCTTGCCGCAGGCGACGAGCGGCACGCCCGCCTCCCGCAGCTCCTCCGCGACCGGATCGCCGAAGTGGCTGGAGACCAGCAGGACCCCGTCCACGTGCCCGGCGGTGATGTACCGCGTGATGCGCCGCCGTTCGTCCTCGGTGCCCGCCAGCATCAGCAGCAGCGGCACGTCGTGCGCGGCCAGCGCCTGGGTGCAACCACGCAGCAGGACATTGAAGTTGGGGTCCTCGAAGAACCGCTCCTGCGGCTCGGTCAGCAGGAAGCCGACCGAGTCCGAGCGGCCGGTGATCAGCGAGCGGGCGTGCCGGTTCACGACATACCCGGTCTTGCGGATGGCGGCGTTGACCGCCTCCTGCGCGGCGGGGCTGACGTAGTGCCCGCCGTTGAGCACGCGCGAGACGGTGCCGCGCGAGACGCCTGCCTCGCGCGCCACGTCGTGGATCGTCGGCGGTTTGCGCCGGCCCCCCGAATTGCTCATGGTCATGACTTTACGGCCCCGGAGAGCAGGTCGAGGCTCCAGAACCGCTGAATGACCAGGAACAGCGCGATCAGCGGCAGCACCGCCAGGAACGCGCCCGTGATCACCAGGGTGTACAGCGCCGGGGTGTTGGAGCCCTGTTCCAGCAGCGTGTACAGACCCAGCGTGAGCGGGAACTTGTTGTCGTCGCTGAGCATGATGAACGGCAGCAGGAAGTTGTTCCAGATCGCGACGAACTGGAACAGGAACACCGTGACCATGCCCGGGATCATCATCGGCAGCGCGATCCTGGTGAAGATCCGCCACTCGCTCGCCCCGTCCATCCGCCCGGCCTCCACCACGTCGGCGGGGACGGCGGCGGAGGCGTAGATCCGGGCGAGGTAGACGCCGTACGGGGCGAGGATCTGCGGCAGCAGCACGGACAGGTAGGAGTCCGTGAGGTTCGCCTTCGCCAGCAGCAGGTACTGCGGGATCGCGAGGATCACCGGCGGCATCAGGACGCCCGCGAGCAGGACGTTGAAGATCGCTTCGCGGCCCTTGAAGCGGTACGTCGCGAGCGCGTAGCCGCTGAACGCCGACACGGCCGTGGACAGCAGGGCACCGAGGCCGGAGTACAGGGCGGAGTTGCCCATCCACTTCCAGTAGATGCCGCCCCGGTAGGCGTTCAGGTCCGTGATGTTCCGGGTGAACCCGCTGCCCGGCAGGAAGGTGAAGGTGGAGAACAGCTCGTGCCCGGACTTGGTGGACGCGATCACCACCCAGGCGACCGGCAGCAGCGTGTAGATCGCGCCGAGCAGCAGGGTGATCGTCGGCACCAGCGCGATCCGGCGGCGCAGCGGCGGGCCCTGAGCGGTGCCGGGCGTGGTGCCGGCGGCCGGCGCGGCCTTGCGGAGGGCAAGAGAACTCATCGAACAGCTCCTTGACTGTCGTCCCGCTTGTTCCGGCGGTTCGCGGCCCGCAGGAACCCGAACGACAGCAGCAGCGTGACGATGGCGATCAGGACCGCCTCGGCGGCCGCCGAGTAGATGTCGTTCCGGTGGA comes from Streptomyces sp. FXJ1.172 and encodes:
- a CDS encoding ABC transporter permease — protein: MRAVWKAARAAVRRRRLQTLVIWLVTLVSTGSIVVALGLVDAASEPFDHVFAAQRGPHVVAEFDPGKVTDAQVQRAAKQPGVEAVAGPFPQATVDIPRSMEELGLGGEITVVGRSGPGGAVGRADLWAGRWPARPGEMVVNRQSDGTGDDIGKKFRPPGGPTLTIVGFAFDLSHTADVWVAPDQIAALHPDTTQMLYRFRDASSQSALRAGLARVTEGLPKGSLSGSHDYLALRDRIGSNARAYAPYLMAFGILGILVAVLIVANVVGGAVVSGFRHIGILKALGFTPAQVLGVYLVMVSVPAVLGCALGTLVGNLLAEPFFQFVFTGPDSGVLHDRIGIAPWVNGLALSGMPLVCVLAALGPSVRARRLSAARAISAGSAPRAGRALGIQRRLAGLRLPRSVSLGAGLPFARPARSGLTLAAVVLGVTTVTFATGLGATMTRFGDGGKGAFDVTVYASNDVHGKIVAPVHGDRELQSLLGSLPGAAQVTARGDEDALVVGSAQKVTLDGRRGPDLPLGNVLVRGRWMHRKGEVVAGSALLRRKGVRIGDHLRLANRGHEEEITVVGETTSASDRMITGTWATFTGLIPDGKAIAYHVKLRKGADPTAYAHAARDLDKGLSTQLKGPNTITRTINGSATALTLMLALVASLGVFNTVVLNTHDRRRDLGMLKSIGMTPRQVTVMTVTSMAVLGALGSVLGVPLGIAAYEVVVPRMAAGIDITLPSYMTDVWHAPQLAELALAGVVIAVVGALVPARRAARLTVAEVLHNE
- a CDS encoding ABC transporter ATP-binding protein; its protein translation is MVTEVRTEDPVVRLDGVRKEYGETVALDGVSLGIRAGDAVAVMGPSGCGKSTLLNMIAGLDRPTAGRVVVHGEDVGELSEKGLALYRRRRIGMIFQFFNLIDDLSALDNVALAAQLTGTPARQARRRALELFEELGIADRRNAYPAVLSGGERQRVAVARALMNRPALLLADEPTGALDSRAGEQVMDLLIDLNQIGQTLVIVTHDERLAQRCASRLVQLADGRITGEHALEPSA
- a CDS encoding sensor histidine kinase, whose translation is MGEYDVMTTALAVACTAVLGLTAALVRTRRRWRTAIGERGWLLERERESATEAAVAAERDRIARELHDIVSHNVSLMVVQASAAREVLGTMPDEAATALRAVEDAGRGAMTDLRHLLGLLAPAQDGTDTGPAPDADRASTPLAPQPGLDRLGPLVDRISFAGLPVEVRVSGDPRPLPQGIDVTAYRIIQEALTNALRHGDGGKAEVSVRYADHALRVEIVDTGPSVFTGSGPAAPRPAADGTGRGLLGLRERVAVYGGDLDARRRLGGGFRVRARIPLDRP
- a CDS encoding response regulator, yielding MTADAPERAPRVLIADDQTLIRTGFRLILTARGIEVVGEAADGAEAIAAARELRPDVVLMDIRMPVMDGLEATRRILGRIPDCRVLMLTTFDLDRYVYEALSIGASGFLLKDVTPEHLAAAVRLVGTGDALLAPQITRRLVERYAAEAERTGQAAVPADLAALTPREREVLTLLGRGLSNTELATELTLSEATVKSHVARIFAKLGLRDRAQAVVLAYETGLVAPQRGAGSGATGPNAAADA
- a CDS encoding LacI family DNA-binding transcriptional regulator; its protein translation is MTMSNSGGRRKPPTIHDVAREAGVSRGTVSRVLNGGHYVSPAAQEAVNAAIRKTGYVVNRHARSLITGRSDSVGFLLTEPQERFFEDPNFNVLLRGCTQALAAHDVPLLLMLAGTEDERRRITRYITAGHVDGVLLVSSHFGDPVAEELREAGVPLVACGKPIGLGSKVSYVAADDRDGARDMVRHLLSLGRRRIAVVTGPLDTPGGVERLAGYKEVLTEAGIGPDERLIVSGDYSRASGEVAAERLLAQAPDMDAVFVASDLMAQGVLAALHRAGKRVPDDIAVGGFDDSPAATAATPALTTIRQPWDRISSEMVRVLLAQIGGEDPAAVILPTELVRRESA
- a CDS encoding carbohydrate ABC transporter permease — translated: MSSLALRKAAPAAGTTPGTAQGPPLRRRIALVPTITLLLGAIYTLLPVAWVVIASTKSGHELFSTFTFLPGSGFTRNITDLNAYRGGIYWKWMGNSALYSGLGALLSTAVSAFSGYALATYRFKGREAIFNVLLAGVLMPPVILAIPQYLLLAKANLTDSYLSVLLPQILAPYGVYLARIYASAAVPADVVEAGRMDGASEWRIFTRIALPMMIPGMVTVFLFQFVAIWNNFLLPFIMLSDDNKFPLTLGLYTLLEQGSNTPALYTLVITGAFLAVLPLIALFLVIQRFWSLDLLSGAVKS